Proteins encoded within one genomic window of Tidjanibacter massiliensis:
- a CDS encoding NADH-quinone oxidoreductase subunit J family protein, protein MEGIANVIIFYLLAAAIIVSSVLAVTSRKIFRAATYLLLVLIGTAGLYLMLNYHFLAVVQLSVYAGGILILFIFAILLTSSKGDRTEPHDRRRVLSGAVTAFAGLLITTWVTLKHRFLYGSNPTVLGDHETDMKAVGQTLMGTDKYEYLLSFEALSILLLVCAIGGILIARKR, encoded by the coding sequence ATGGAAGGGATAGCTAACGTAATCATTTTCTATCTGCTGGCCGCGGCGATAATCGTATCGTCGGTGCTGGCGGTCACCTCGCGCAAGATATTCCGTGCGGCGACCTATCTGCTTCTCGTGCTGATAGGCACCGCGGGGCTTTACCTTATGCTGAATTACCACTTTCTGGCGGTCGTGCAGCTTTCGGTCTATGCGGGCGGCATTCTCATCCTCTTCATTTTCGCCATCCTGTTGACGAGTTCCAAAGGCGACCGGACCGAACCGCACGACCGGCGCAGGGTGCTTTCCGGTGCCGTCACGGCCTTCGCCGGACTGCTCATCACCACCTGGGTGACGCTGAAGCACCGTTTCCTCTACGGGAGCAATCCCACGGTGCTGGGCGACCACGAGACCGATATGAAGGCGGTCGGGCAGACCCTCATGGGGACGGACAAGTACGAATACCTGCTGTCGTTCGAGGCGCTCAGCATCCTGTTGCTCGTGTGCGCCATCGGCGGCATCCTGATAGCGCGCAAACGGTAA
- the nuoL gene encoding NADH-quinone oxidoreductase subunit L produces the protein MGYTVYIILVPMVMFLFIGLGSKWLRPRAAGLCGTLGMAVSALLSYLTAYRYFFVEGLEGDAYRALTAWSAQWLRFSDTLHIDMGVLLDPISVMMLVVITTVSLMVHIYSFGYMKGERGFQRYYAFLSLFSFSMLGLVVATNIFQMYIFWELVGASSYLLIGFYYTKPAAIAASKKAFIVTRFADLGFLIGILILSFYTGTFDFGLLTADDASLAVTSLAGGSFLGLSAATWAMALLFMGAAGKSAMFPLHIWLPDAMEGPTPVSALIHAATMVVAGVYLIARMFPLYYFAAPDVLTLITYVGAFTALFAAVIAITQTDIKRVLAFSTISQIAYMMVALGVSGMGGHAGEGYTASMFHLFTHAFFKALLFLGAGAVIHAVHSNEMEAMGGLRKYLPVTHITFLVACFSIAGIPPFSGFFSKDEILSAAFGHDKFIFAVLLLVAGLTAFYMFRLYFRIFWGTERKYEVRPHEAPASMLVPLVFLALLSCVTGWLPFSRLVSSDGIPYRLDIDWAIAAGGILVSLAGIAVATRFYMRERGLAARVAAKWAGFWRAAYHRFYIDEAWQFVTKKILFRCVSAPVAWFDRHAIDGGINALGTGTESLSRAVKGMQSGRVQTYAAVFVWSVLVIVVCVFIF, from the coding sequence ATGGGATATACCGTATATATCATTCTCGTCCCGATGGTGATGTTTCTCTTCATCGGGCTCGGCAGCAAATGGCTGCGGCCCCGGGCCGCCGGCCTTTGCGGTACGCTCGGAATGGCCGTCTCTGCGCTGCTGTCGTACCTGACGGCATACCGCTATTTCTTCGTCGAAGGGCTGGAGGGAGACGCCTACCGCGCCCTGACGGCATGGTCGGCGCAGTGGCTCCGGTTCAGCGACACGCTGCACATCGACATGGGCGTGCTGCTGGACCCCATTTCGGTGATGATGCTGGTGGTGATAACGACCGTTTCGCTGATGGTCCATATCTACAGTTTCGGCTACATGAAGGGCGAGCGGGGGTTTCAGCGCTACTATGCCTTCCTGTCGCTCTTCAGCTTCTCGATGCTCGGACTGGTCGTGGCTACCAACATTTTCCAGATGTATATTTTCTGGGAACTCGTGGGGGCTTCCTCGTATCTGCTTATCGGTTTCTATTATACGAAGCCCGCTGCGATAGCCGCCTCCAAAAAGGCGTTCATCGTGACGCGGTTCGCCGACCTGGGCTTTCTAATCGGCATTCTTATCCTTTCGTTCTATACGGGTACGTTCGACTTCGGACTGCTGACGGCCGACGATGCTTCCCTGGCGGTGACCTCCCTGGCGGGCGGTTCGTTCCTCGGCCTTTCGGCCGCGACGTGGGCGATGGCGCTCCTCTTCATGGGGGCGGCCGGCAAGTCGGCAATGTTTCCGCTGCACATCTGGCTTCCGGACGCCATGGAGGGTCCGACGCCGGTGTCGGCGCTCATCCATGCCGCCACGATGGTGGTGGCGGGCGTCTACCTTATCGCGCGGATGTTCCCGCTCTACTATTTCGCCGCGCCCGATGTACTCACGCTGATAACCTACGTGGGTGCTTTCACGGCGCTTTTTGCCGCGGTCATCGCTATCACGCAGACCGACATCAAACGGGTACTGGCCTTTTCCACCATTTCGCAGATAGCCTATATGATGGTCGCGCTCGGCGTGTCGGGTATGGGCGGTCATGCGGGCGAGGGCTATACGGCCTCCATGTTCCACCTCTTTACGCACGCTTTCTTCAAGGCGCTGCTCTTCCTCGGTGCCGGTGCGGTGATTCATGCCGTGCACAGCAACGAGATGGAGGCCATGGGCGGCCTGCGGAAATACCTGCCCGTCACCCATATTACCTTCCTTGTCGCCTGTTTCTCCATAGCGGGTATCCCGCCTTTTTCGGGTTTTTTCAGCAAGGACGAGATTCTGTCGGCCGCCTTCGGGCACGACAAGTTCATCTTCGCCGTGCTGCTGCTCGTGGCGGGGCTGACGGCCTTCTATATGTTCCGGCTCTATTTCCGCATCTTCTGGGGAACGGAACGGAAGTACGAAGTGCGTCCGCACGAGGCGCCGGCTTCGATGCTCGTGCCACTGGTATTCCTCGCACTGCTCTCGTGCGTGACGGGGTGGCTTCCCTTTTCGCGGCTGGTCAGCAGCGACGGCATCCCTTACAGGCTGGACATCGACTGGGCGATTGCCGCCGGCGGCATTCTGGTGAGCCTGGCGGGTATCGCCGTGGCGACACGCTTCTATATGCGGGAGCGGGGACTGGCCGCGCGGGTCGCCGCGAAGTGGGCCGGTTTTTGGCGGGCGGCCTACCATCGCTTCTATATCGATGAGGCATGGCAGTTCGTCACCAAAAAGATTCTGTTCCGTTGCGTGAGTGCTCCCGTGGCATGGTTCGACCGCCATGCGATAGACGGCGGTATCAATGCCCTCGGAACGGGGACGGAGAGCCTGTCGCGTGCCGTGAAGGGAATGCAGTCGGGCCGTGTACAGACCTACGCGGCGGTATTCGTATGGTCGGTACTCGTTATCGTGGTTTGTGTATTTATATTCTGA
- the nuoK gene encoding NADH-quinone oxidoreductase subunit NuoK: MISMEHYLIVSSIMFFVGIYGFIARKNLLAVLISIELILNSVEINFSVFNRYLYPEHMEGLFFSLFGIAISAAETAVAIAIIINVYRLANNIDVRHIDKMKY, encoded by the coding sequence ATGATATCCATGGAGCATTACCTGATTGTCAGTTCAATCATGTTCTTCGTAGGAATCTACGGGTTCATCGCCCGCAAGAACCTGCTCGCGGTGCTCATATCCATCGAGCTCATCCTCAACTCGGTCGAGATAAATTTCAGCGTGTTCAACCGATACCTCTATCCGGAACACATGGAGGGACTGTTCTTCAGTCTTTTCGGCATCGCCATATCGGCGGCCGAAACGGCGGTGGCCATCGCCATCATCATCAACGTGTACCGCCTGGCGAACAACATCGACGTCCGGCATATCGACAAAATGAAATATTAG
- a CDS encoding NADH-quinone oxidoreductase subunit I, with amino-acid sequence MKVVNYIKNIFVGIWHLGQGMYVTMLNFCRPKVTQQYPENRGRREYGERFRALLTMPHDAENHHKCIACGMCMNNCPNGTIQVVARTETDPATGKPKRVLDKHLYNLGSCIFCGLCVSVCPTGAIRFTNEFEHAVFTKERLLLQLNRPGSSQAPKPAPAPKPAAPAPEGGAASPEARTESKTE; translated from the coding sequence ATGAAAGTCGTGAATTACATAAAGAACATATTCGTCGGGATATGGCATTTGGGGCAGGGGATGTATGTCACCATGCTCAACTTCTGCCGTCCGAAGGTGACGCAGCAATATCCGGAGAACCGCGGCAGGCGGGAATACGGCGAGCGGTTCCGTGCGCTGCTCACCATGCCGCACGACGCGGAGAACCACCACAAATGCATCGCCTGCGGCATGTGCATGAACAACTGTCCGAACGGTACGATACAGGTCGTCGCACGGACGGAGACCGACCCCGCGACCGGCAAGCCGAAGCGGGTACTCGACAAACACCTCTACAACCTCGGAAGCTGCATTTTCTGCGGTCTGTGCGTTTCGGTCTGCCCGACGGGAGCCATCCGGTTCACGAACGAGTTCGAGCATGCCGTCTTCACGAAGGAGCGGCTGCTGCTTCAGCTCAATCGGCCGGGCTCTTCGCAAGCTCCGAAACCGGCACCCGCTCCGAAACCGGCCGCTCCGGCACCGGAAGGAGGGGCGGCATCGCCGGAGGCCCGAACGGAATCAAAAACGGAATAA